A genomic region of Sphingobacteriales bacterium contains the following coding sequences:
- a CDS encoding S9 family peptidase: MKFLQFATLMCLFSFHMMAQNKVPLKDFFRNPEKSYFTVSPDGKMLAFMQPWEDRMNVYVQKIDGGEPMRVTSLKDRDIAGYAWKSNDKILYVRDFGGDENFHLFSVTTDGKDEKDLTPFEGVRVELIDDLEENATDVLVGMNKRNPQIYDVYSLNTATGDMKMVAENPGNITSWLTDHDGNIRVANATDGVNNTLLYREKEGESFKEILTTNFKESLAPLFFTFDNKNLYAASNIGRDKTAIVEIDPRSGKELKLIFEHKDVDVSGMDYSKIRKVLTTVNYTTWKDEIHFLDDKTRNLYEDLRKQFKGYEVYIGSASRQEDVMVVRIYNDRNIGGYYLYNANTRDLKKIADRNPWLKEEDMTTMNPIVFTSHDGLIINGYLTLPLGKAPKNLPVVINPHGGPWARDQWGFNPEVQFLANRGYAVLQINFRGSTGYGRKFWEASFDQWGLKMQDDITDGVKWLIEQGIADPKRIAIYGGSYGGYATLAGLTFTPDLYACGVDYVGVSNMFTFMNTIPPYWEPFRDMFYEMVGDPEKDKERLAKVSPALHADQIKAPLLVAQGAKDPRVNKAESDQMVEALRKRGVDVEYIVKENEGHGFHNEENRFEFYEAMERFLAKHLQP, encoded by the coding sequence ATGAAATTTTTACAATTCGCAACTTTGATGTGTTTATTCAGTTTTCACATGATGGCACAAAACAAAGTTCCTTTAAAAGATTTTTTCCGCAATCCGGAAAAATCCTATTTTACGGTATCGCCCGATGGTAAAATGCTTGCTTTTATGCAGCCCTGGGAAGACCGTATGAACGTATATGTTCAGAAAATAGATGGCGGCGAACCCATGCGAGTAACCTCGCTCAAAGACCGCGATATTGCCGGCTATGCTTGGAAAAGCAACGATAAAATTTTGTATGTTCGTGATTTCGGCGGCGATGAAAATTTTCATTTATTTTCGGTGACAACAGACGGAAAAGATGAAAAAGACCTCACCCCTTTTGAAGGCGTGCGCGTGGAACTCATAGACGATCTGGAGGAAAACGCCACAGATGTATTGGTGGGTATGAATAAACGCAATCCACAAATCTATGATGTATATAGCCTCAATACCGCCACCGGCGATATGAAAATGGTAGCTGAAAACCCCGGAAATATCACCTCGTGGCTCACCGACCACGATGGTAATATCCGCGTTGCCAATGCCACCGATGGCGTAAACAATACCCTGCTTTATCGCGAAAAAGAAGGAGAGTCTTTTAAAGAAATACTCACTACAAATTTCAAAGAAAGTCTTGCTCCTTTATTTTTTACTTTTGACAATAAAAATTTATACGCCGCCTCCAACATCGGGCGCGATAAAACAGCGATTGTAGAAATAGACCCGCGCAGCGGAAAAGAACTCAAACTCATTTTTGAGCACAAAGACGTGGACGTGAGCGGCATGGATTATTCCAAAATACGCAAAGTGCTCACCACCGTAAACTATACCACATGGAAAGACGAAATCCATTTTTTAGACGACAAAACACGCAATCTGTATGAAGATTTGCGCAAGCAATTTAAAGGCTACGAAGTATATATCGGCTCTGCAAGCCGTCAGGAAGATGTGATGGTGGTGCGTATCTATAACGACCGAAATATAGGCGGCTACTACTTGTATAACGCCAATACCCGCGACCTCAAAAAAATTGCCGACCGCAACCCTTGGCTAAAAGAAGAGGACATGACGACAATGAACCCGATTGTATTCACTTCGCACGATGGCCTGATTATCAACGGCTACCTGACACTGCCTTTGGGCAAAGCTCCCAAAAATCTGCCTGTTGTCATCAACCCGCACGGCGGTCCGTGGGCACGCGACCAATGGGGCTTCAATCCCGAAGTACAGTTTTTAGCCAATCGCGGCTATGCGGTGCTGCAAATCAATTTTAGAGGCTCTACCGGCTATGGGCGCAAATTTTGGGAAGCCTCTTTTGACCAGTGGGGGCTGAAAATGCAAGACGACATCACCGATGGAGTAAAATGGCTCATAGAGCAAGGCATTGCCGACCCCAAACGCATTGCCATTTATGGTGGCAGCTACGGCGGCTACGCTACATTGGCGGGGCTTACATTTACGCCCGATTTATACGCTTGCGGAGTAGATTATGTGGGCGTTTCCAATATGTTTACGTTTATGAATACCATTCCACCTTATTGGGAGCCTTTCCGCGATATGTTTTATGAAATGGTCGGCGACCCCGAAAAAGATAAGGAACGCTTGGCAAAAGTATCGCCGGCTTTGCATGCCGACCAAATAAAAGCACCTTTGCTCGTGGCACAGGGCGCAAAAGACCCGCGTGTAAACAAGGCTGAAAGCGACCAAATGGTAGAAGCATTGCGCAAGCGCGGCGTAGATGTAGAATACATTGTAAAAGAAAACGAAGGACACGGTTTTCATAATGAAGAAAATCGTTTTGAATTTTACGAGGCAATGGAACGCTTTTTAGCAAAACACCTTCAACCCTAA
- a CDS encoding flavin reductase family protein, with amino-acid sequence MENIYSFYPHELKTADFHQYLLGAVSPRPICFASTLNSDGTPNLAPYSFFNCFSSKPPILVFSSNRRVRDNSTKDTLHNIESTREVVVNVVSYAFVYQMVVASIEYEQGISEFEKAGLTPLASDIVKPFRVKESPVQMECKVNDIIALGNEGGAGNLIICEIVRMHINEAVLNEQRRIDPQKIDLMARMGGNFYCRASGEAVFLLAQPVEAIGIGADQLPAAVRLSEVLSGNDIGKLAALTTFPAAADIAAAQLKTAAFTSIRQHHEAAKHLIAQGETAQALAYLMAAHQA; translated from the coding sequence ATGGAAAATATATATTCTTTTTATCCTCACGAGCTTAAAACCGCCGATTTTCATCAGTACCTGCTCGGAGCGGTGTCCCCGCGTCCTATTTGCTTTGCCAGCACCCTCAACAGCGATGGCACACCGAATTTAGCACCGTACAGTTTTTTCAACTGCTTCAGTTCCAAACCGCCGATTTTGGTATTTTCTTCCAATCGCCGCGTGCGCGATAACAGCACCAAAGACACCCTGCACAATATAGAAAGCACCCGCGAGGTGGTCGTCAATGTGGTCAGCTACGCTTTTGTGTATCAAATGGTGGTGGCGAGCATTGAGTATGAGCAAGGCATCAGCGAATTTGAAAAAGCCGGACTCACACCGCTTGCTTCGGATATAGTGAAGCCGTTTCGTGTAAAAGAATCGCCAGTGCAAATGGAATGCAAAGTAAATGATATAATTGCGCTGGGCAACGAAGGTGGAGCAGGTAATTTAATCATCTGCGAAATTGTGCGTATGCACATCAACGAAGCCGTACTGAACGAACAACGCCGCATTGACCCGCAAAAAATAGATTTAATGGCGCGTATGGGCGGCAATTTTTATTGCCGTGCTTCGGGCGAAGCGGTTTTTTTGTTGGCGCAGCCCGTCGAAGCCATCGGCATTGGTGCCGACCAGTTGCCTGCTGCCGTGCGGTTGAGTGAGGTGCTTAGTGGCAACGATATTGGAAAGTTAGCGGCACTTACTACATTTCCGGCTGCTGCCGACATCGCCGCTGCCCAATTGAAAACTGCCGCTTTTACGAGTATCCGCCAACACCACGAAGCCGCCAAACACCTCATCGCACAAGGCGAAACAGCACAGGCATTGGCTTATTTAATGGCGGCACATCAGGCATAA